The following proteins are encoded in a genomic region of Xenopus laevis strain J_2021 chromosome 3L, Xenopus_laevis_v10.1, whole genome shotgun sequence:
- the LOC121401368 gene encoding uncharacterized protein LOC121401368: MLLTIDRLQVKVQPIREEIERLKVEVRQSESEEAAQKTFNEQAETLIKLRAAITERKAAKFERDTQDYLQRRVYTWREERNRQRWGRRNPNIGLQAPEGEVYLTESRYRHPRGYPKRAQGGYRRSYPQQYPPQRYPSQQYSSDYSEQTSSEELLDSSADRGAAQCVSFPFLGQSQAGQDVGPARENSTRGKGHRKNPRAPLQREDYPRRTQSYKRY; encoded by the exons ATGTTACTTACAATCGATAGGTTGCAAGTTAAAGTTCAGCCGATCCGTGAAGAAATCGAGAGGCTGAAAGTGGAAGTGAGGCAAAGTGAGTCAGAGGAGGCGGCACAGAAGACCTTTAACGAACAAGCGGAAACGCTGATTAAACTACGTGCTGCTATTACAGAGCGAAAGGCGGCGAAATTTGAACGGGATACACAAGATTACCTCCAACGGCGGGTGTACACTTGGAGAGAGGAGCGGAATAGGCAGCGGTGGGGGCGGAGGAACCCGAACATCGGCCTGCAAGCTCCTGAAGGAGAAGTGTATTTGACAGAGAGCCGTTACAGACACCCTCGAGGATATCCAAAAAGAGCACAAGGAGGATATCGGCGCTCCTATCCACAACAATATCCCCCACAACGGTATCCCTCTCAGCAGTACTCGAGCGATTACAGTGAACAAACGTCAAGCGAAGAGCTACTAGATTCGTCAGCAGACCGAGGAGCGGCACAatgtgtttcttttccttttttaggtCAAAGCCAGGCGGGCCAAGATGTGGGACCCGCAAGAGAGAACAGTACAAGAGGCAAAGGGCATCGAAAGAATCCCAGGGCCCCTCTTCAGAGGGAAGATTATCCACGCAGAACACAATCGTACAAGAG atattaa